One Alnus glutinosa chromosome 3, dhAlnGlut1.1, whole genome shotgun sequence genomic region harbors:
- the LOC133864539 gene encoding FCS-Like Zinc finger 17-like — translation MLARVKSPFKLEDKKSISNKESLPVGLRILVQISHGESNILVKSALRSCQRTSQGHHHLQTSKPVESCFLKTCQLCNKKLSPDKDVYMYRGDQGFCSIECRNRQIVLDEAREIETSTKQMLASYRHCCNSDPSETQILLQDLRQRREHRPICCQRNWVIAS, via the exons ATGCTTGCAAGGGTCAAGAGCCCCTTCAAATTGGAAGATAAAAAGAGCATAAGTAACAAGGAATCATTACCTGTTGGGCTGCGAATCCTTGTACAGATTTCACATGGTGAATCCAATATCCTAGTGAAATCCGCGTTGAGGAGCTGCCAGCGCACCTCTCAAGGGCATCATCATCTTCAGACGTCCAAACCTGTCGAGTCTTGCTTTCTGAAAACATGTCAATTATGCAACAAGAAATTAAGCCCTGATAAAGATGTGTACATGTACAG GGGCGACCAAGGCTTTTGCAGTATAGAGTGCCGGAACCGACAGATTGTTTTGGATGAAGCAAGAGAAATAGAAACTTCTACCAAGCAAATGCTCGCATCTTATAGGCATTGCTGCAATAGTGACCCAAGTGAGACTCAAATCCTCCTACAAGATCTCCGTCAGCGACGTGAGCATAGGCCTATCTGTTGTCAAAGAAATTGGGTGATAGCGTCATAG